DNA from Metabacillus flavus:
TACCAAGATAAGAAGCGATCCCTGGGTGAATTGCTGAATCATCTATCCCTTCTCTATCGCGCTGATTATTTAATTATGGAAGAAGCCTCAAAGGATGAGATGGGGGACTATTATCAATCTAATCCATTTAGAAGTACTGAGGATGTAATCAAAACGCTCCAAGTGAATTTTGAGGCTCTAAAAGCAGCCTATTATTCTTTCAGAGAAGATGAGCTGGAGGAAATGAAAATTTCCTATTGGGGGACTGCATACTCACGATATGAATGGCTCCTTGAAATCCTGGGGCACATGTACCATCACAGGGCTCAGCTGCATTTTTATTTAGAAGCGCTTGGGAAAAGCCCTCAAGTCCGATTATTTGAGTGATGGGCAAGAACCTCTCTTCAGCCACTCCAAACCTGTAGATACTGTGATGATATATGCTTGTTAAAGAGGAAAAACCGCGGAACAGGTTATCCGCGGTTTTTAAATGGTTTCCTTCTTATTTATTTCCTCCAGCACGTAGATGATTTTGTTATTTTGCTCTATGATTTTTTTGTTTTGGTCTCTTAACTTGGTGAAATCATATAAGAATACAATCAAAATAATCGTGATTAGAAATGTCAGTTC
Protein-coding regions in this window:
- a CDS encoding DinB family protein yields the protein MHQNILLSSIFSQLEVANRSIIEMAVLLDEDDLNWRYQDKKRSLGELLNHLSLLYRADYLIMEEASKDEMGDYYQSNPFRSTEDVIKTLQVNFEALKAAYYSFREDELEEMKISYWGTAYSRYEWLLEILGHMYHHRAQLHFYLEALGKSPQVRLFE